In the Streptomyces sp. 840.1 genome, one interval contains:
- a CDS encoding oxidoreductase: MTSGTITAAAAGTWRLGDLTVNRMGFGAMRLTQDGAALTTVRTPHDRDRAIAVLRRAVHLGVNHIDTAAFYFSPMRSANELINRALGPYPDDLVITTKVGPGRGPSGDWLDWARPEDLRGQVEENLRQLGRDHLDVVNLRMNGPASVADRFGALAELREEGLIRHLGLSNVGADQIAEALPIAPVVCVQNRYGIASRRADSDEVLRLCGERGIAFVPFYAIAGEGHEAGAAEAAVSEVVSAVAGAHDASPAQIRLAWTLQRGPHVLAIPGTGNPGHLTENVAAAALRLTDDELRLLSGPGRDAG, translated from the coding sequence ATGACTTCGGGAACAATCACCGCAGCGGCCGCCGGGACCTGGCGGCTGGGCGACCTGACCGTCAACCGGATGGGCTTCGGCGCCATGCGCCTGACCCAGGACGGTGCGGCGCTCACCACCGTCCGCACCCCGCACGACCGGGACCGCGCCATCGCCGTGCTCCGCCGCGCCGTGCACCTCGGCGTGAACCACATCGACACCGCGGCCTTCTACTTCTCCCCGATGCGCTCCGCCAACGAGCTCATCAACCGGGCGCTCGGCCCGTACCCGGACGACCTGGTCATCACCACCAAGGTCGGCCCCGGCCGGGGGCCCTCCGGCGACTGGCTGGACTGGGCCCGGCCCGAGGACCTGCGCGGCCAGGTCGAGGAGAACCTCCGCCAGCTCGGCCGCGACCACCTCGACGTGGTGAACCTCCGCATGAACGGGCCCGCCTCCGTCGCGGACAGGTTCGGCGCCCTGGCCGAACTGCGCGAGGAAGGGCTCATCCGCCACCTGGGGCTCTCCAACGTGGGGGCCGACCAGATCGCCGAGGCCCTGCCCATCGCCCCGGTCGTCTGCGTGCAGAACCGCTACGGCATAGCCTCCCGCCGCGCGGACTCCGACGAGGTGCTCCGGCTGTGCGGAGAGCGGGGCATCGCTTTCGTGCCGTTCTACGCCATCGCCGGCGAGGGCCACGAGGCCGGGGCCGCCGAGGCCGCCGTGAGCGAGGTGGTGTCGGCCGTCGCCGGGGCCCACGACGCCTCGCCCGCCCAGATCCGGCTGGCCTGGACGCTCCAGCGCGGCCCGCACGTACTGGCCATCCCGGGCACCGGCAACCCCGGACACCTCACCGAGAACGTGGCGGCGGCCGCCCTGCGGCTCACCGACGACGAGCTGCGGCTCCTCTCCGGACCCGGTCGGGACGCGGGCTGA
- a CDS encoding aldo/keto reductase — protein MILMEQRELGRTGRDVSVVGQGTWQLGGDWGEVREADAFGVLDAAVESGVTFFDTADVYGDGRSEQLIGRYLKERPDARVLVATKMGRRADQVPENYVLDNFRAWNDRSRSNLGVDTLDLVQLHCPPTAVYSSDAVYDALDTLVAEERIAAYGVSVETCAEALTAIARPGVASVQIILNPFRLKPLDEVLPAARAAGVGIVARVPLASGLLSGKYTKDTVFAPGDHRTYNRNGEAFDQGETFSGVDYATGVAAAAEFAGLAPQGATPAQTALRWIIQQPGVTSVIPGARSVEQARANASAAALEPLPQRTLDAVRDLYDRRIRAAVHGRW, from the coding sequence ATGATCCTCATGGAGCAGCGCGAACTGGGCAGGACCGGACGGGACGTATCGGTCGTCGGGCAGGGCACATGGCAGCTCGGCGGGGACTGGGGCGAGGTGCGGGAGGCCGATGCCTTCGGTGTGCTCGACGCGGCCGTCGAGTCCGGAGTCACCTTCTTCGACACCGCGGACGTGTACGGGGACGGCCGCAGCGAACAGCTCATCGGCCGCTATCTGAAGGAGCGTCCGGACGCGCGGGTCCTCGTCGCGACCAAGATGGGCCGGCGCGCCGACCAGGTGCCGGAGAACTACGTCCTTGACAACTTCCGTGCCTGGAACGACCGCTCGCGGTCCAACCTGGGCGTCGACACCCTGGACCTGGTGCAGTTGCACTGCCCGCCGACCGCCGTCTACTCCTCGGACGCGGTCTACGACGCCCTCGACACCCTGGTCGCGGAGGAGCGGATCGCCGCTTACGGGGTGAGTGTCGAGACCTGCGCCGAGGCGCTGACGGCCATCGCCCGCCCCGGCGTCGCGAGCGTTCAGATCATCCTCAACCCGTTCCGCCTCAAGCCGCTGGACGAGGTGCTCCCGGCCGCGCGTGCCGCCGGTGTCGGCATCGTCGCGCGGGTGCCGCTCGCCTCCGGGCTGCTCTCCGGCAAGTACACGAAGGACACCGTCTTCGCGCCGGGGGACCACCGCACGTACAACCGGAACGGCGAGGCGTTCGACCAGGGCGAGACCTTCTCCGGAGTCGACTACGCGACCGGGGTGGCCGCCGCGGCCGAATTCGCCGGGCTCGCTCCCCAGGGGGCGACGCCGGCGCAGACCGCGTTGCGCTGGATCATCCAGCAGCCGGGCGTCACCAGCGTGATCCCGGGCGCGCGTTCGGTGGAGCAGGCCCGCGCCAACGCCTCGGCTGCGGCGCTGGAGCCGCTTCCGCAGCGGACGCTCGACGCGGTACGTGACCTCTACGACCGCAGGATCCGCGCGGCGGTGCACGGCCGCTGGTAG
- a CDS encoding serine/threonine-protein kinase has translation MGEVWRATDEVLGRAVAVKLLLGEHADESATARFRLEAQTAARLSHPHLVAVFDFGSWEDRLFLVMELVEGRSLSDLLLAQERLEPEQVARIAGQAAAGLAAAHRQGIVHRDIKPGNLMLDAEGAVKIGDFGIAQFVDDPSAALTTTGHIVGTSLYLAPERALGRTADAASDMYSLGCVIYQLLLGQPPFRSDTPTATLYQHVDTPPVPLRQRGVEMSAAFDSYLLGLLAKQPEDRPTAQQVADWFSGEAWRGQAEPLPMYRPAPPQTAATAYPPAHAPSPPATRRPASGPAAGRASASGSGEDSGAPTTYRLPQAAAGHGRRAAGRSRNTPRRSTREAIRRRPRVASAIAGTVAFLAAVYLGMSLFSPDSSSATTPDDVTSTSGAQSPAPDDDGR, from the coding sequence ATGGGCGAGGTCTGGCGCGCCACGGACGAGGTCCTCGGCAGAGCCGTCGCCGTGAAGCTGCTGCTGGGTGAGCATGCGGACGAGTCGGCCACCGCCCGCTTCCGGCTGGAGGCCCAGACGGCGGCCCGGCTGAGCCATCCGCATCTGGTGGCCGTGTTCGACTTCGGGTCCTGGGAGGACCGGCTCTTCCTCGTGATGGAGCTCGTCGAGGGCCGGAGCCTGTCCGATCTGCTGCTGGCCCAGGAACGGCTGGAGCCCGAGCAGGTCGCCCGCATCGCGGGCCAGGCCGCCGCCGGACTGGCCGCCGCCCACCGGCAGGGCATCGTCCACCGGGACATCAAGCCCGGAAACCTGATGCTGGACGCGGAGGGCGCCGTCAAGATCGGCGACTTCGGCATCGCCCAGTTCGTCGACGATCCGTCCGCCGCGCTCACCACCACCGGCCACATCGTCGGCACGAGCCTCTACCTGGCTCCGGAGCGGGCGCTGGGCCGTACGGCGGACGCCGCCTCCGACATGTACTCGCTCGGCTGCGTGATCTACCAACTGCTGCTCGGCCAGCCGCCGTTCCGCTCCGACACCCCGACCGCCACCCTCTACCAGCACGTGGACACCCCGCCCGTGCCGCTGAGGCAGCGCGGGGTCGAGATGTCCGCCGCCTTCGACTCGTATCTGCTGGGGCTCCTCGCGAAGCAGCCCGAGGACCGGCCGACCGCCCAGCAGGTCGCCGACTGGTTCAGCGGCGAGGCCTGGCGCGGACAGGCGGAGCCGCTGCCGATGTACCGGCCCGCCCCGCCGCAGACGGCGGCCACGGCCTACCCGCCGGCGCACGCACCGTCCCCCCCGGCAACGCGCCGGCCCGCATCCGGGCCGGCGGCCGGCCGCGCCTCCGCTTCCGGCTCCGGTGAGGACTCCGGCGCTCCGACGACCTACCGGCTGCCCCAGGCTGCCGCCGGACACGGGCGGCGCGCGGCGGGCCGGTCGAGGAACACCCCGCGGCGCAGCACCCGTGAGGCGATAAGACGCCGCCCGAGAGTGGCCAGCGCCATCGCGGGCACGGTCGCCTTCCTCGCCGCCGTGTACCTGGGGATGAGCCTCTTCTCCCCCGACTCCAGTTCGGCCACCACCCCGGACGACGTCACCTCGACGAGTGGTGCGCAGTCACCGGCCCCCGACGACGACGGCCGGTAG
- a CDS encoding HAD family phosphatase translates to MNSSHAQPPSVLFDLDGTLVDSEPNAYESIRRLLERYGVPDFTWEQNARFIGISNPEALAVLRTEYGIEASVGELVAGQDAIYLELAARSTEAFPEMRKFVTALHARGVAMAVASGSSRAAIEAVLKGTGLDAYLTEYVSAEEVTRGKPAPDVFLEAARRLGVRPAGCVVVEDAPPGAAAARAAGMRCIAVPYVRATAGDPAFVAADLLFPGGQGEFSAQAACEWLFA, encoded by the coding sequence ATGAACTCGTCACACGCACAGCCCCCTTCGGTCCTCTTCGACCTGGACGGAACCCTCGTCGACAGCGAGCCGAACGCATACGAGTCGATACGGCGGCTGCTTGAGCGGTACGGAGTACCGGACTTCACCTGGGAGCAGAACGCCCGGTTCATCGGAATCAGCAATCCCGAGGCGCTGGCCGTGCTGCGTACCGAATACGGCATCGAGGCGTCCGTCGGCGAACTGGTGGCGGGTCAGGACGCCATCTATCTGGAGCTGGCGGCCCGCTCGACCGAGGCCTTTCCCGAGATGCGGAAGTTCGTGACTGCGCTGCACGCGCGCGGCGTCGCCATGGCGGTGGCCTCTGGTTCCTCGCGGGCCGCGATAGAGGCCGTGCTGAAGGGCACCGGCCTCGACGCGTACCTCACCGAGTACGTGTCCGCCGAGGAGGTCACGCGCGGGAAGCCGGCGCCGGATGTCTTCCTGGAAGCCGCCCGTCGCCTCGGCGTCCGGCCGGCCGGCTGTGTGGTGGTGGAGGACGCCCCGCCGGGCGCCGCCGCGGCTCGGGCGGCGGGCATGCGCTGCATCGCGGTCCCCTACGTCCGGGCGACGGCCGGTGACCCCGCGTTCGTGGCGGCGGACCTGCTCTTCCCCGGCGGTCAGGGCGAGTTCAGCGCGCAGGCCGCCTGTGAGTGGCTGTTCGCCTGA
- a CDS encoding Lrp/AsnC family transcriptional regulator, with translation MAVDALDTRILRLLIEQPHTSVREYARILSIARGTLQARLDRLERDGVITGSGPVLSPAALGHPVLAFVHLEVTQGHLDDVGEALSAVPEIVEAFSTTGGGDLLTRVVARDNGHLEDVIQQLIQLPGVVRTSTEVALRERVAHRLLPLVESVGRAAASGTG, from the coding sequence ATGGCGGTGGACGCGCTCGACACCCGTATCCTGCGGCTGCTCATCGAACAGCCGCACACCAGCGTGCGGGAGTACGCGCGGATCCTCTCCATCGCCCGCGGCACCCTCCAGGCCCGCCTCGACCGGCTGGAACGGGACGGCGTGATCACCGGCAGCGGACCGGTCCTCTCCCCCGCCGCGCTCGGCCACCCGGTGCTCGCCTTCGTGCACCTGGAGGTCACGCAGGGACATCTCGACGACGTGGGCGAGGCGCTCTCCGCCGTGCCCGAGATCGTCGAGGCCTTCTCCACCACGGGCGGCGGCGACCTGCTGACCCGGGTGGTGGCCCGGGACAACGGTCATCTGGAGGATGTGATCCAGCAGTTGATCCAGCTTCCGGGCGTGGTCAGGACCAGCACCGAGGTCGCTCTGCGGGAGCGGGTGGCGCACCGGCTGCTGCCCCTGGTGGAATCGGTGGGCCGGGCGGCCGCGAGTGGCACGGGATGA
- a CDS encoding lytic polysaccharide monooxygenase, with protein MRRKITSLLAGLGLAGAALFATSGSAQSHGYTDSPISRQQLCGIGTVKHCGQIQWEPPSVEGPKGFPTRGPADGHICSGGIGRFSELDDPRGGAWPATQVTAGQNYTFNWRIEARHATTDFRYYITKDGYDPAKPLTRADLEPQPFLTVPFGGKLPGSTVSHSGVLPQKSGKHLILGVWTISDTGNAFYACSDVQF; from the coding sequence ATGCGCAGAAAGATCACCTCCTTACTGGCCGGGCTCGGCCTCGCCGGTGCGGCACTGTTCGCCACCTCCGGCAGCGCCCAGAGCCACGGCTACACCGACTCCCCCATCAGCCGTCAGCAGCTCTGCGGGATCGGCACCGTCAAGCACTGCGGGCAGATCCAGTGGGAGCCCCCGAGCGTCGAGGGCCCCAAGGGCTTCCCCACCCGCGGACCCGCCGACGGCCACATCTGCTCGGGCGGCATCGGCCGGTTCTCCGAACTCGACGACCCACGGGGCGGTGCCTGGCCCGCCACCCAGGTCACCGCGGGGCAGAACTACACGTTCAACTGGCGGATCGAGGCCCGGCACGCCACGACCGACTTCCGGTACTACATCACCAAGGACGGCTACGACCCGGCCAAGCCGCTCACCCGGGCCGACCTGGAGCCGCAGCCGTTCCTCACCGTGCCCTTCGGCGGCAAGCTGCCCGGCTCGACCGTGAGCCACTCGGGCGTACTGCCGCAGAAGTCCGGCAAGCACCTCATCCTCGGCGTCTGGACGATCTCCGACACGGGGAACGCCTTCTACGCCTGCTCCGACGTGCAGTTCTGA
- a CDS encoding FUSC family protein: protein MLKRVFVAQDPGLVRLRFASRAVLGIGLAVALCGAAGHSLVAAITGGLAALLALFTVTDPTVRGQAATTALLPVVGLPVLTLAAVLHDVPVARDLAFLAVVGAGVYARRWGPRGHSLGVFAFMAYFAAQFLHTVPAQLPELYAAVLLSLATSSVVRFGAWCYERRIAAPVAVGLPSGATGLGRITTRQAVQATLGAGFALAVGQLLSDQRWYWAVGATWWVFVATTSRGETVVRGFRRMLGTVLGIGLGFAVAVPLHHEPVAAAVVVALGVFGIFYTAAVSYTWMMLAVTVMASMLYGLLGVLDAGLLVLRVTETAAGALGAVLAVLFVLPVTTHSVTEAWVERALRCVHTCTAQAAARLAGSEDADPPRHVAELEAILGRVRLSLAPLVHPLNPMRARKGRARHVLALLDDCAREVRGLASVAADPEASHDARLAAACWRVESAVEALTASERRARTPLAVGLPAHTAEAGPALAHLHGLERALAELATPLHGRPPAPLAAA, encoded by the coding sequence TTGCTGAAGAGGGTGTTCGTCGCGCAGGACCCGGGGCTGGTACGGCTGCGCTTCGCATCCAGGGCCGTGCTCGGCATCGGGCTCGCCGTCGCGCTGTGCGGAGCGGCGGGGCACTCGCTGGTGGCGGCCATCACCGGCGGCCTGGCCGCACTGCTCGCCCTGTTCACGGTGACCGACCCGACGGTGCGCGGGCAGGCGGCGACGACCGCGCTGCTCCCCGTCGTCGGCCTCCCGGTCCTCACCCTGGCCGCCGTGCTGCACGATGTGCCCGTCGCACGGGACCTGGCGTTCCTCGCCGTCGTCGGGGCGGGGGTCTACGCACGGCGGTGGGGGCCGCGCGGGCACTCACTGGGTGTGTTCGCCTTCATGGCCTATTTCGCCGCCCAGTTCCTGCACACCGTGCCCGCCCAGCTGCCCGAGCTGTACGCGGCCGTGCTGCTGTCGCTCGCCACGTCGTCCGTGGTGCGGTTCGGTGCGTGGTGCTACGAGCGCCGGATCGCCGCCCCCGTTGCCGTCGGACTCCCCTCCGGAGCGACGGGACTGGGGCGGATCACGACGCGACAGGCCGTACAGGCGACGCTCGGCGCGGGGTTCGCGCTCGCCGTGGGGCAGCTGCTCTCCGACCAGCGGTGGTACTGGGCGGTCGGCGCCACGTGGTGGGTGTTCGTGGCCACGACCTCGCGCGGCGAGACCGTCGTACGCGGGTTCAGGCGAATGCTGGGGACGGTGCTCGGGATCGGGCTTGGCTTCGCCGTGGCCGTTCCGCTGCACCATGAGCCGGTCGCGGCCGCCGTGGTCGTGGCACTGGGCGTGTTCGGGATCTTCTACACCGCCGCCGTCTCCTACACCTGGATGATGCTGGCCGTGACCGTGATGGCGAGCATGCTGTACGGGCTGCTCGGCGTGCTCGACGCGGGGCTGCTCGTGCTCCGGGTCACCGAGACGGCCGCGGGGGCGCTCGGTGCCGTACTCGCGGTGCTGTTCGTGCTGCCGGTGACCACCCACTCGGTGACCGAGGCGTGGGTGGAGCGGGCGCTGCGCTGTGTTCACACCTGCACGGCGCAGGCTGCCGCCCGGCTCGCGGGAAGCGAGGACGCCGACCCGCCCCGGCACGTCGCCGAACTGGAGGCGATTCTCGGCCGGGTCCGCCTGTCGCTGGCCCCTCTGGTGCATCCGCTCAACCCGATGAGGGCCCGCAAGGGACGGGCGCGGCACGTGCTCGCGCTGCTCGACGACTGCGCACGCGAGGTGCGCGGCCTGGCCTCCGTCGCCGCCGATCCGGAGGCCTCGCACGACGCCCGGCTCGCCGCCGCCTGCTGGCGCGTGGAGAGCGCGGTGGAAGCGCTGACGGCGTCCGAGCGGCGGGCGCGCACCCCGCTCGCCGTCGGGCTCCCGGCGCACACCGCCGAAGCCGGACCCGCCCTCGCCCACCTGCACGGCCTGGAGCGCGCGCTGGCGGAACTGGCCACGCCGCTGCACGGCCGGCCGCCGGCCCCGCTCGCCGCAGCCTGA
- a CDS encoding lactonase family protein produces the protein MDSSNGAGRAFIGSFTSAGGRGITAAAVDRETGALTVLGATDSVPDPSYLVLGRGGGPGGAVLYAVSETEPGAAAALDVTQDTPRPIGALRPVDGDGPTHLALAGGRLLTANYGSGSVTVLPVSEDGSLGAASSVLRHEGGGPDASRQESPHAHQVLPDPSGNWVLSVDLGTDSVRVCALDPDTGALRLHGETALRPGTGPRHLAFHPGGAHAYVLNELEPTVTVCRWDAAAGVLETVGETPVLPPEATGDSAPASYASEVVVSHDGRFLWVANRGHDSISVLGLDASGENASLVTTVSCGGHWPRDLALDPTGRRLYVANERSGNVAWFAVDRATGIPVQEGSLEAPAASCVIFA, from the coding sequence GTGGACAGCAGCAACGGTGCCGGACGGGCATTCATCGGGTCGTTCACCTCGGCGGGCGGGCGGGGAATCACCGCCGCCGCCGTGGACCGGGAGACCGGGGCGCTCACCGTCCTCGGCGCTACGGACTCCGTACCCGACCCCTCGTACCTCGTGCTGGGCCGGGGCGGCGGGCCCGGCGGCGCGGTCCTGTACGCGGTCAGCGAGACCGAGCCGGGAGCGGCCGCCGCCCTCGACGTCACCCAGGACACACCGAGGCCGATCGGCGCCCTGCGGCCGGTGGATGGCGACGGCCCCACACACCTCGCCCTCGCGGGCGGCCGGCTGCTCACCGCCAACTACGGCTCCGGCAGCGTCACTGTCCTGCCCGTGAGTGAGGACGGTTCGCTCGGCGCCGCTAGCAGTGTGCTCCGGCACGAGGGCGGCGGCCCGGACGCCTCCCGGCAGGAGAGCCCGCACGCCCACCAGGTACTCCCCGACCCCTCGGGGAACTGGGTGCTCAGCGTCGACCTCGGAACCGATTCGGTACGGGTCTGCGCGCTCGACCCGGACACCGGAGCGCTGCGCCTGCACGGAGAGACGGCGCTGCGGCCCGGCACCGGACCGCGCCATCTCGCCTTCCACCCCGGCGGCGCTCACGCCTATGTGCTCAACGAGCTCGAACCCACGGTCACGGTGTGCCGGTGGGACGCCGCCGCCGGGGTGCTCGAAACGGTCGGCGAGACGCCCGTACTGCCGCCGGAGGCGACCGGGGACAGCGCCCCGGCGAGCTACGCGTCCGAGGTCGTCGTCTCGCACGACGGCCGCTTCCTCTGGGTGGCCAACCGCGGGCACGACAGCATCTCGGTGCTCGGCCTCGACGCCTCGGGCGAGAACGCGTCCCTGGTCACCACGGTGAGCTGCGGCGGGCACTGGCCGCGCGACCTCGCCCTCGACCCCACCGGGCGACGGCTGTACGTGGCCAACGAGCGGTCCGGGAACGTCGCCTGGTTCGCCGTGGACCGAGCGACCGGCATCCCGGTCCAGGAAGGCTCTCTGGAGGCTCCTGCGGCCTCCTGTGTGATCTTCGCCTGA
- a CDS encoding sirohydrochlorin chelatase has translation MSTPTGPASGLPVRMPRPRQSGRHRRPEPVVAPEGAAALVLAVPGTPSSASRSLAEEVISIARSELPGLNAVIGYLDGDDAEFPTLVSALAHCAAERTARFEQATAAGREVAPPEGPAAVVVPLLAGPDSALVQRIGQAITDSQAPVELTDVLGPHPLLAEALHVRLSEAGLARADRARLFTVATAADGIVLATVGGEEAVQAAGITGMLLAARLAVPVMAAALDVEGSVASIATQLKDSGSLQLAVAPYLVGPEVAEGLLDSAVKEAGCAAAEPLGAYPAIGKLVMSMYTTALGIAPPVAQGAPAH, from the coding sequence ATGAGCACCCCCACTGGGCCCGCTTCCGGCCTGCCTGTACGAATGCCGCGACCTCGCCAGTCCGGACGGCACCGCCGCCCGGAGCCCGTGGTCGCACCTGAGGGCGCTGCCGCGCTCGTTCTCGCCGTTCCCGGTACCCCCTCTTCGGCCAGCCGCAGTCTGGCCGAAGAGGTCATCAGCATCGCCCGCTCCGAGCTGCCCGGCCTGAACGCCGTGATCGGCTACCTCGACGGCGACGATGCCGAGTTCCCGACTCTCGTCTCGGCTCTCGCGCACTGCGCCGCCGAGCGCACCGCGCGCTTCGAGCAGGCGACGGCCGCCGGCCGCGAGGTCGCTCCGCCCGAGGGTCCGGCCGCCGTGGTGGTGCCGCTGCTCGCGGGACCGGACAGCGCCCTCGTGCAGCGGATAGGCCAAGCGATCACGGACAGCCAGGCACCGGTCGAGCTGACCGATGTGCTCGGCCCGCACCCGCTTCTCGCCGAGGCGCTGCACGTACGGCTCTCCGAGGCGGGCCTCGCCCGCGCGGACCGGGCCAGGCTGTTCACGGTGGCCACAGCAGCCGACGGAATCGTGCTGGCCACGGTGGGCGGCGAGGAGGCCGTGCAGGCGGCCGGGATCACCGGCATGCTGCTGGCCGCGCGGCTCGCGGTGCCCGTGATGGCCGCCGCACTCGACGTCGAGGGTTCCGTCGCGTCGATCGCCACGCAGCTGAAGGACTCCGGCTCGCTCCAGCTGGCGGTCGCGCCGTACCTGGTGGGTCCCGAGGTGGCCGAGGGCCTGCTGGACTCCGCGGTCAAGGAAGCGGGCTGCGCGGCGGCCGAGCCGCTCGGCGCCTACCCGGCGATCGGCAAGCTGGTGATGTCGATGTACACGACGGCGCTCGGTATCGCTCCCCCGGTGGCCCAGGGGGCCCCGGCCCACTGA
- a CDS encoding N-acetylglucosamine kinase, with protein MRASGAPERRAGRPATAVTAAPVGPGPASGASARPGPAGEYVLGVDSGGSGLRVALGTVGSDEPLDTAVCAEPVRTGPSGIDAAHLLDQLLPAVRELLGRHGDGGIAAAAIGAAGMGTLGDRLRAELPAALADALGVHRLALAADAVTAYAGAVGQRPGAVVAAGTGLIALGTDLTRWRRADGWGHLLGDSGGGAWIGRAGLDAAMRAHDGRRGGSPALLARLEAVFGPAPGLPALLYPRTDRPAVLASFAPEVAGCAAHDPVAEGILRDAAGHIAEAAAAVCPSRGADDEPCEVALAGGLFRMGDPLLVPLREELARLLPHAQAVPGSGDPLIGSLRIARALATGGLRLPHHPTLLSIPLSGLDQAAAAGVTEQGS; from the coding sequence ATGCGCGCATCCGGAGCCCCGGAGCGCCGCGCCGGCCGGCCGGCGACGGCCGTGACGGCCGCACCCGTCGGGCCCGGCCCGGCGTCCGGCGCCTCCGCACGGCCCGGCCCCGCGGGGGAGTACGTCCTCGGCGTGGACTCGGGTGGTTCCGGACTGCGGGTGGCCCTGGGCACCGTGGGCTCGGACGAGCCTCTGGACACGGCGGTGTGTGCAGAGCCGGTGCGGACGGGGCCCTCCGGGATCGACGCCGCCCATCTGCTGGACCAACTGCTGCCGGCCGTCCGGGAGCTGCTCGGACGGCACGGCGACGGCGGGATCGCCGCAGCGGCGATCGGCGCGGCCGGTATGGGCACGCTCGGGGACCGGTTGCGGGCCGAGCTGCCCGCCGCCCTGGCGGACGCGCTCGGGGTGCACCGGCTGGCGCTCGCCGCCGACGCCGTGACCGCGTACGCCGGCGCGGTCGGCCAGCGGCCCGGCGCCGTGGTCGCGGCCGGCACCGGCCTGATCGCCCTGGGCACGGATCTGACGCGGTGGCGGCGGGCCGACGGCTGGGGCCATCTGCTGGGGGACAGCGGTGGCGGCGCCTGGATCGGCCGGGCCGGTCTCGACGCGGCGATGCGTGCCCACGACGGGCGGCGCGGCGGATCGCCGGCACTGCTCGCCCGGCTGGAGGCGGTGTTCGGCCCGGCGCCCGGACTCCCCGCACTGCTCTATCCGCGTACCGACCGGCCTGCCGTACTGGCCTCGTTCGCTCCCGAGGTGGCGGGCTGCGCGGCGCACGACCCCGTCGCCGAGGGCATCCTGCGCGACGCAGCCGGACATATCGCGGAGGCCGCCGCCGCCGTGTGCCCGAGCCGGGGAGCCGACGACGAGCCGTGCGAAGTGGCGCTGGCCGGTGGCCTGTTCCGGATGGGCGACCCGTTGCTCGTACCATTGCGCGAGGAGCTGGCCCGGCTGCTGCCGCACGCACAAGCGGTCCCCGGTTCGGGTGATCCGCTGATCGGCTCCCTGCGCATCGCGCGGGCCCTGGCCACCGGCGGTCTGCGCCTGCCGCACCATCCGACCCTGCTCAGCATTCCGTTGTCCGGATTGGACCAAGCGGCCGCCGCGGGGGTGACAGAGCAGGGCAGTTGA
- a CDS encoding uracil-DNA glycosylase: MAPRPLNELVEPGWAKALEPVAERVGAMGDFLRAEIAAGRTYLPAGPNVLRAFQQPFDDVRVLIVGQDPYPTPGMPIGLSFAVAPEVRNVPGSLENIFLEMGRDVGTPTPSNGDLTPWTRQGVLLLNRVLTTAPRQSGAHRGKGWEAVTEQAIRALAAREKPLVSILWGNDARSLRSHLGRYPVVESAHPSPRSADRGFFGSRPFSRANDLLTQQGAQPVDWRLP; the protein is encoded by the coding sequence ATGGCACCACGACCCTTGAACGAGCTTGTCGAACCCGGATGGGCGAAGGCTCTCGAACCCGTAGCCGAACGTGTCGGCGCTATGGGCGACTTCCTCCGCGCCGAGATCGCGGCCGGCCGGACATACCTGCCCGCCGGCCCGAATGTGCTCCGCGCGTTCCAGCAGCCCTTCGACGACGTCCGCGTCCTGATCGTCGGACAGGACCCCTATCCCACCCCGGGGATGCCCATCGGGCTCAGCTTCGCGGTGGCTCCCGAGGTGCGAAACGTCCCGGGAAGCCTGGAGAACATCTTCCTGGAGATGGGCCGCGACGTCGGTACGCCAACGCCCTCCAACGGGGATCTGACGCCCTGGACGCGGCAAGGAGTCCTCCTCCTGAACAGGGTTCTCACGACGGCGCCCCGCCAGTCGGGGGCGCACCGGGGCAAGGGCTGGGAAGCGGTGACCGAGCAGGCGATTCGCGCCCTCGCGGCGCGCGAGAAGCCGCTCGTGTCGATCCTCTGGGGCAACGATGCCCGCAGCTTGCGCTCGCACCTCGGCCGGTATCCGGTCGTCGAGTCCGCGCATCCCTCGCCCCGATCGGCGGACCGGGGCTTCTTCGGCTCGCGGCCCTTCAGCAGAGCGAACGATCTGCTCACGCAACAGGGGGCCCAGCCGGTCGACTGGCGGCTTCCGTAA